tatataattatttatcattgaaaatcattactgacataagtgaaaataaacatcaagtttgtttgtttctttttcttttgtttcttaaatTTTGCTGTAGTAACAACGCCTATGACTTATCATGCCTAATCTATTTTCGCGATCgttgaattgaaaaataataatttaagaattaattcgtaatattttaagttaataatatgataatttaatttaaataataatttaagaaagatcgtacaaattctttttcaataatttttcacataaatataatcataaaatttctatacACGATTGAACACATATTCATTTAACTATGTGTTTTTAATAGATTCGatggcattttttttttttttttctttttttacgtacaagtaaacattttacatttatacgagatatttttttttattcaaatgaaaagaaaaattacatatgtatatatgtagtagttaaggaaaaaaagaaaaaagaaaaaaataaaaagataaaattgtctattttcgatttttaatatgaatcatatattgtttctttcttttcttttcttctaattgTTTTCGCATATATCTGCgagttttattatagaaattgaaTTAGAATTTGAAACGGGaaacttattaaataaaaggaaaaaagaaaaattatggcGATCGATTaagtaattttacaaaatttacacGATGACTCATCATCGCTCGATGACTAATCTCTCTTAGAGCAATTCTAATAGAAGGACacaagaaataattgaacatgtacaatgaaataattgaacgTCGCGACGATTAAAAGTGTACAAACATTTTTTAAGGGaatcatcaaaaaaaaaaaaaaaaaaaaaaaaaagtataaaattaaaaataaaaaaataaaaaaacaaaagaataaaaagataaataaaaatacatataagaaataatgatcCGTGTGTacgcaattaattaattaataaaataaataaataaataaataaataaataaatatataaatatatatatatatttatatatatatattcgcacTGAACATATAACACTAATCTTCggtctaataataaaaatagaatagaaggTGGAAGTCGTGTCACGTgtagaaatataaaacgttTCTATTAGCCAAAGTTAATACAAAACGATTAGGTTTGAACACATGCTgttgttttataaatgtattactCATAGCCTAATCTTTGATAAGAAAtcaattacaaaaagaaagaatgaattcgattattatttgatcatcgaaagatacaatatatatatatatatatgtatatatacatttttttttttttttttttttttgttacttcgCTTAGTCATGCTATGGTGAAAGCATGTGTTAAAACGTGCTCGCGTATTTTACGTACAGGACACGCAAGATGATTTCACGAAATGACGTAACGGTACAATACGGTGACCTACACATTCCGTTATCCTCTGATATACCTATcgctatatctttctttttctctggttactatctctctctctctctctctctatatatatatatatatatttctttctatctctctcgtgcgggctataattttttctctttcataaaaagatatagaaatgcACGTGGCAGTTTTAAACATCACGTGACTACAATTCTTGTGTCAACCTTCTAAATTTTCTTACTACTGCTActaactatttttattattatttttatcagtataattatcatcattattattattatgaatattattattattattagtaatagtaatggTTCTGTcagcttttctttttgttttattttatttgtttttttcttcatatatacatatatatatatatgtattaattatggGAGATATTGAATTTTGTGTACGTAAATGCGAGCGCGTGCGTGTGTTTGTCTGTATCTgtacgtaaaaatatattctataacttaacttattgattttaacaattaacataatatatatatatcttattaacattaaaattaactactttatttcgtatttctattgttatatataatctgggatatatttattgattagaaaaatagGATTCGTTCGGATAAcgcaaaaattaattgataagacATTATTTTTGGTTGTTCCTCTATTTATCAATTGTGAAAGATCTTGAATttcaatgtttctttctttttcctttttcgtttgctatttctttttctttttttcccccctctccctccaGCTTTACATTTATCCAGATCGatccaattaattatttcttctcttatttcacACTTTCCTATATGTTAACGAGAGCGTGTCGTGATTTGCTGTCCTCGAATTCAAAGTCatatcgtaagaaaaaaaaaaaaaaaaaaaaaaaaaaaagaaaaaaagaaagaaagaaagaaagaattataaaaaagagaaaaaggaaaaaatccaTCGGCTTTgaataaatcattgatttGAAACTGGCTTACGAACTGGTTTCATCCTACTTTCTAAAAATGAACGGCTCTCTATTAGTACTTTATTAAGTAAACTCTTCATcgcgtaaataaaaaaaaaattaaattaaaaattaaaaaagagagagagagagagagagagaaatattatcgaCAATGTTTTATCAAGAgaattgttaataacaatttattattaataacattataacgTCGTacttaataaattgttttattaaagaCCATTTGTATCGTTTAGCATATCGATACGATTAAACgtatttattatgttaaactaaaaaataaaaaaattcgaaaagtttcactacgaaaaaatcaaacgattttGATCGACGATATCATAtcatctcgtttctttctctcttttctctttctttttttttttttttgttttttaattaattttttgttacacAACGTCAGAAATATAGAACAGGGATagaatattccttttttttttttttttttttttgtaaaagtcCTTCGTAAAATAGGGGTTAAAAAGTTTGAAGGGTTTTAGGAGTTTTTGGGGGTTTTGggattcaaaaaaatattctcttgtatatttctttttcgatccacctcctcatctttttcttcttcttcttcttcttcttcatccttttatatatatcattataatacatatgtattgtatGCATAAGCGAGATGATGAGAATGGTCTCTTAAGAGAACAATGGTCAATCGTCGAAATTGTGTCGACCTCCGACGTTTTCATAGCGGTAAGGACAATGGTTCAAGGGGGAAAAAataaggggagaaaaagagattaaaaaaaaaaaaaaaaaaaaaaaaaaaaaaaaaaaaaaaaagaaacgtcgtCGTCTTTAGGTCAAGAACGGATCAACGCGAATGTGataggaataatttttttttttcttttttttttttttatttcgcatacgccttttttatttcgtaggAATATCTACTTGATCTTCGATTGATCTTCcacaatgtttcttttttcttttcccttttttcttttctttttaatttaatttaatttaatttgatttttttctttttattattattattataatcatcatcatcatcatcatcatttagTGTACTCTCGTAATCACGATGAATTAATCTCGTGACGgagacgaatgaaaaatttattatcaacgaTATAGATAATTCTCTGCTAAAAGGATTATCTGAATTGTCATCtttagggaaaagaaaagaaaagaaaagaaaagaaaagaaatgaaatttgttgTTTCGTCGACTTAACGATACAAATCGTAGGGACGAGGATCGTGATAACGGTGCATGCACGtgtgatagagaaaaaaaaataaaaaaaataaaaaataaaaaaaattcgttggGACAATATATTCAGctgatgtaaaaaaatttctttttatctgtgATATAAAGATGGAATGCAGCCAAACAAGGTGGTCCAGGAAGGAACTGGAGAGTCATCGTCAAAGTCATTCTATCAACGGAACCCGACATTGGTTAGATGTTCCCCTCCTGTTACGATAAAAGATGACTGGAATGGTCTAAATCTTCATCCTTCTTCTGTTAATCTAAataatcatcgtcatcatcatcatcatcatcatcatcatcatcatcatcatcatcatcaacaatGTGCTTCGATAAACGCACAATCCGAATATGTGGAACAAAATAATCAACAACGGCCAATTGTTAATCAACAAATAGATACGCATTATCAAAATTCCAAATTGAGTCCTcaacaacaaatattttatatgcaacAAATGCAAATACATGCTCAAATGTATCATCATTCCATAATGTTGCGGCAAAGAAGATTGTACGCATTATGCCATACAGGAGTTAATTACCCATGGGATTTGCCGCAATATAAGTTTCATGTTCTTGCCCAACAACAACGGCAAGATCAACAACGGCTTCATCAACGGCAAATGCATTTGCACTCGCAAATGCAAATGGAAATGCAGCAACGATATGTTCAAGAACAAATGCAAATTCGGAAGGAACTGAATAAAAGGAGGGATGTAATCCAAAAGATGAATGCATCATTGAACAACTCATGTGTATCGTTCAATAACTCCAATGCCTCCTTGAACACTTCTAATCAATCATTGAACAACACGGATGGTGCTTCTTCAATGAAAATcgagaaaatgaatttattttattccaatCCAAATTTTTTCAACAATCACATACCCAATAATTCAGGATTCACCTATCGTTACATATTCAGTGCCAATGACGTTAATCTTGAATATCTGTTACGTACTTATACTCACCACACGTATTATTTGATAGAGGCCGGTTATCCGTTCAGCTGGAACTTTGATTTTAGAATcaagagatacatatataatttgcaCCAATCGAAAAACACAAATCGTCCGTTGGACGTTAACGCTAAGGAATTTGTACCTAACGGTACTTACAAAAAACTCGAAAATGGCGACAGCGGTaacaatagtagtaataatagttcGGACATGGAACAAGAAAATCTATTGGACGACGAAGGaccaaaaaattttataagatcTGCATCGTTCTCAACGAACCGTAAGCCAGGAATCCTTGCTAACATTGAACATATTACACGACAACGTAGAAATTCTATCTCAAATTTGAACGAATGTTCATCTATCGAGACAAGATGTTCGAGATGTTTAAAAAGCTTTTATATGTATCAAGCGAACGCAGATAACACTATGTGCCAAAATGAATGTATCTATCATAACGGTGAACTGAGTTTTCAAAGgaatggaaaatataaaatttggaCTTGTTGCAAACAAAGAACAAGTTCTCTTGGCTGTACGAGCAATGAGACGCACGAATGGATtggtttaaaaaagaattataatggTCCGTATGTCGATTTCGTTCGTACAATGCCAACAAAGAAAATCCCAGCAAATGG
The window above is part of the Vespa velutina chromosome 24, iVesVel2.1, whole genome shotgun sequence genome. Proteins encoded here:
- the LOC124956847 gene encoding uncharacterized protein LOC124956847 isoform X3, giving the protein MEDTQGKIFLNRTDSTVLVLIATMIFGGVVIIFGYIVTRYSRSHGDVDSTKGATVPEKGKRIDSRNSLTGSTTNSSVNKRTKNKKRRETQQEFTHSWVVGTLKGHTSTIFNMSFSSNGKLLASCGEDGMQPNKVVQEGTGESSSKSFYQRNPTLVRCSPPVTIKDDWNGLNLHPSSVNLNNHRHHHHHHHHHHHHHHHQQCASINAQSEYVEQNNQQRPIVNQQIDTHYQNSKLSPQQQIFYMQQMQIHAQMYHHSIMLRQRRLYALCHTGVNYPWDLPQYKFHVLAQQQRQDQQRLHQRQMHLHSQMQMEMQQRYVQEQMQIRKELNKRRDVIQKMNASLNNSCVSFNNSNASLNTSNQSLNNTDGASSMKIEKMNLFYSNPNFFNNHIPNNSGFTYRYIFSANDVNLEYLLRTYTHHTYYLIEAGYPFSWNFDFRIKRYIYNLHQSKNTNRPLDVNAKEFVPNGTYKKLENGDSGNNSSNNSSDMEQENLLDDEGPKNFIRSASFSTNRKPGILANIEHITRQRRNSISNLNECSSIETRCSRCLKSFYMYQANADNTMCQNECIYHNGELSFQRNGKYKIWTCCKQRTSSLGCTSNETHEWIGLKKNYNGPYVDFVRTMPTKKIPANGIYGVYGMDCEMVITTSGFELAKITMVDICGVVVYDHFVKPTSKIVDYNTNYSGITEENLAGVTKTIKDVQQDLLSFVNAETVLIGHGLENDLRALHMLHFTVIDTALLLRHTCDLPYRHSLKKLTKLLLSKDIQESSHNSIEDARCAIDLVLWKLKFDGL
- the LOC124956847 gene encoding uncharacterized protein LOC124956847 isoform X2, which translates into the protein MMEDTQGKIFLNRTDSTVLVLIATMIFGGVVIIFGYIVTRYSRSHGDVDSTKGATVPEKGKRIDSRNSLTGSTTNSSVNKRTKNKKRRETQQEFTHSWVVGTLKGHTSTIFNMSFSSNGKLLASCGEDGMQPNKVVQEGTGESSSKSFYQRNPTLVRCSPPVTIKDDWNGLNLHPSSVNLNNHRHHHHHHHHHHHHHHHQQCASINAQSEYVEQNNQQRPIVNQQIDTHYQNSKLSPQQQIFYMQQMQIHAQMYHHSIMLRQRRLYALCHTGVNYPWDLPQYKFHVLAQQQRQDQQRLHQRQMHLHSQMQMEMQQRYVQEQMQIRKELNKRRDVIQKMNASLNNSCVSFNNSNASLNTSNQSLNNTDGASSMKIEKMNLFYSNPNFFNNHIPNNSGFTYRYIFSANDVNLEYLLRTYTHHTYYLIEAGYPFSWNFDFRIKRYIYNLHQSKNTNRPLDVNAKEFVPNGTYKKLENGDSGNNSSNNSSDMEQENLLDDEGPKNFIRSASFSTNRKPGILANIEHITRQRRNSISNLNECSSIETRCSRCLKSFYMYQANADNTMCQNECIYHNGELSFQRNGKYKIWTCCKQRTSSLGCTSNETHEWIGLKKNYNGPYVDFVRTMPTKKIPANGIYGVYGMDCEMVITTSGFELAKITMVDICGVVVYDHFVKPTSKIVDYNTNYSGITEENLAGVTKTIKDVQQDLLSFVNAETVLIGHGLENDLRALHMLHFTVIDTALLLRHTCDLPYRHSLKKLTKLLLSKDIQESSHNSIEDARCAIDLVLWKLKFDGL
- the LOC124956847 gene encoding uncharacterized protein LOC124956847 isoform X4; this translates as MTIQLSPICNENGATVPEKGKRIDSRNSLTGSTTNSSVNKRTKNKKRRETQQEFTHSWVVGTLKGHTSTIFNMSFSSNGKLLASCGEDGMQPNKVVQEGTGESSSKSFYQRNPTLVRCSPPVTIKDDWNGLNLHPSSVNLNNHRHHHHHHHHHHHHHHHQQCASINAQSEYVEQNNQQRPIVNQQIDTHYQNSKLSPQQQIFYMQQMQIHAQMYHHSIMLRQRRLYALCHTGVNYPWDLPQYKFHVLAQQQRQDQQRLHQRQMHLHSQMQMEMQQRYVQEQMQIRKELNKRRDVIQKMNASLNNSCVSFNNSNASLNTSNQSLNNTDGASSMKIEKMNLFYSNPNFFNNHIPNNSGFTYRYIFSANDVNLEYLLRTYTHHTYYLIEAGYPFSWNFDFRIKRYIYNLHQSKNTNRPLDVNAKEFVPNGTYKKLENGDSGNNSSNNSSDMEQENLLDDEGPKNFIRSASFSTNRKPGILANIEHITRQRRNSISNLNECSSIETRCSRCLKSFYMYQANADNTMCQNECIYHNGELSFQRNGKYKIWTCCKQRTSSLGCTSNETHEWIGLKKNYNGPYVDFVRTMPTKKIPANGIYGVYGMDCEMVITTSGFELAKITMVDICGVVVYDHFVKPTSKIVDYNTNYSGITEENLAGVTKTIKDVQQDLLSFVNAETVLIGHGLENDLRALHMLHFTVIDTALLLRHTCDLPYRHSLKKLTKLLLSKDIQESSHNSIEDARCAIDLVLWKLKFDGL
- the LOC124956847 gene encoding uncharacterized protein LOC124956847 isoform X1, whose translation is MREGRCVINSKKGIKKKKRISDETTIDNEKEFLHTIFQEYQEDKKRRNISALLLLDTTDAANFADMTIQLSPICNENGATVPEKGKRIDSRNSLTGSTTNSSVNKRTKNKKRRETQQEFTHSWVVGTLKGHTSTIFNMSFSSNGKLLASCGEDGMQPNKVVQEGTGESSSKSFYQRNPTLVRCSPPVTIKDDWNGLNLHPSSVNLNNHRHHHHHHHHHHHHHHHQQCASINAQSEYVEQNNQQRPIVNQQIDTHYQNSKLSPQQQIFYMQQMQIHAQMYHHSIMLRQRRLYALCHTGVNYPWDLPQYKFHVLAQQQRQDQQRLHQRQMHLHSQMQMEMQQRYVQEQMQIRKELNKRRDVIQKMNASLNNSCVSFNNSNASLNTSNQSLNNTDGASSMKIEKMNLFYSNPNFFNNHIPNNSGFTYRYIFSANDVNLEYLLRTYTHHTYYLIEAGYPFSWNFDFRIKRYIYNLHQSKNTNRPLDVNAKEFVPNGTYKKLENGDSGNNSSNNSSDMEQENLLDDEGPKNFIRSASFSTNRKPGILANIEHITRQRRNSISNLNECSSIETRCSRCLKSFYMYQANADNTMCQNECIYHNGELSFQRNGKYKIWTCCKQRTSSLGCTSNETHEWIGLKKNYNGPYVDFVRTMPTKKIPANGIYGVYGMDCEMVITTSGFELAKITMVDICGVVVYDHFVKPTSKIVDYNTNYSGITEENLAGVTKTIKDVQQDLLSFVNAETVLIGHGLENDLRALHMLHFTVIDTALLLRHTCDLPYRHSLKKLTKLLLSKDIQESSHNSIEDARCAIDLVLWKLKFDGL